The Caldicellulosiruptoraceae bacterium PP1 nucleotide sequence AGAGATAAAAATTATTGAATACAAAAAAGTATCAGAAAATCCTAAAGACAGTAGATTTGAAATATCACTTGAAGAGGCTCAAAATATTGATAAGAGATATCAAATAGGTGATATGGTTGGTTTTGAAATCAGTCCTAACGAATTTAGTAGAAAAACAGCAAGCAGTGTTAGGCAAGCAGTTGTTGGAAAAATTCGTGAAGCTAAGAGAACAAAAACATATAGAGAATATTTCGAAAAGAAAGATACAATTGTTACAGGGCTTATTCAAAAAATAGAAAAGAAAAATGTGGTTGTTGAATTAGATGACGGAAAGATAGATGCTATATTACCTGTAGATGAACAAATCCCAGATGAACAATATATTCCAGGAACAATGATGAAATTTTATCTTGTAGAAGTTAAGATATCTCAAAAAGAGGTTGTTGTTTATGTTTCTAGAACGCATCCGAATTTTGTTAAAAAGTTAATAGAGAGTGTTGTTCCTGAAATTCAAGAAGGAATTATTGAAATAAAGGCCATAGCAAGAGAAGCTGGTTCAAGAACAAAGGTTGCTGTTTATTCAAACAGTTCACGTATTGATCCAATCGGTGCATGTATAGGAGAAAAAGGCCTTAGAATACAAAAGGTATTAAGTCAACTAAATGGTGAGAAGATTGATATAGTTAAATATCATGATGATCCAGCAGAATTTATAAAAAATGCATTAAGTCCTGCAGAGGTTGTTCATATTGATGTAAATTATGAAGAAAAGAAAGCATTTGTATTAGTTCCAAATGAACAACTATCATTAGCAATTGGTAAAGGTGGACAAAATGCCAGACTATCCGCAAAATTAACCGGTTGGAAAATTGATATAAAAGGGAAATAAGGGGTGCGTTAATTTGATAAAGCATGTACCCATGCGAAAATGTGTTATATGTGGTAAGAATTTACCTAAATCTGCACTATTAAGAATTGTTAAGACAAGTAATAATGATGTTTTATTTGACAAGATAGGTAAACTTTCTGGTCGAGGTCTTTATATCTGTGAAGATATTAATTGTGTTGATAAAGCTTTCAGATCCAAAAGGATTGAAAAGTTACTTAACGTAACATTAAAACCAGAATTATGTAGTCAGATTCGTGAGTATATAAATCAAAAAAATATGGGGGTGACTGAATGACTACAAAAATTAGAATATATGAACTTGCAAAATCATTAGAGATCTCAAATAAAGAATTAATGGAATTACTAACAAATATGAATATTGAGTTTAAGAATCATATGAGTGCGTTAGAAGATAGGGATGTCAATTTGGTTTTTGAATATTTAATTCAAGAAAAAGAAAAAGAAAACATGCAAAGAAGACAAACTGAAAGAACTGATGACAGAAGAGAAAAGCCAAGAATTGAAAATAGAGAAAATAAAGCAAGAGATGATTTTAAAAGATTTGACAATCAACAAAATAGAAACATTGACAAAGATAATAAAGAGAGAAAAAATCAACAAAATAGACGAGATAATTTAGATGCAAAAAATAGAGCAACAAAAAATAATGAGCTAAGGACAGAAAAAGAAGGATATAATAAAGAAAATAGAACATTTGATAATAGAAGACAAGAACAATTTAGTAGAAATCAAAATCTTCAAACTCAAAAAAAGCAGCAACAAAAAGATAAATCTGAAAATATAAAAGAAGAAAAGAAAATCAAACCTAAAAAACAATTTGTTATTGAAGATAGTCGTATTAATGAAGACATAATTGTAAACAAAGAAGAACTTGAAAAAATTGATCAAGAAGTTGAAAAGGAATTACTAGAAGAAGAATATTTACAAGAAAAACATGTAAGAAAAGGAAAGAAGGAAAAAATAAAGAAAGAATCAAAAGAACAAAAAGACTTAATAAAGTTACAAAATCAAAAAAATCAAGAAAAAAAAGTTGAAAAGGTATTAATACCAGAGTCTATTACTGTATCTGAATTAGCTTCAAGAATTCAACGGCCAAATTCTGAGGTTTTGAAAAAACTTATAATGTTAGGGATAATGGCAAACATAAATCAAGAGATTGATTTTGATACAGCTTCATTAATTGCTGAGGATTTTGGTATAAAGGTTGAAAAAGAAATAATCAAAACAGAAGAGGAAATACTAATAGAAGATTTTGAGGATCCACCAGAATCATTACAACCAAGACCGCCGGTAGTTGTTGTAATGGGACATGTTGATCATGGCAAAACATCTTTATTAGATGCAATAAGAAAGACAAATGTTACAGAAAGAGAAGCCGGTGGAATTACTCAGCATATAGGTGCATCAATTGTTGAAATAAATGGAAGGAAAATAACATTTTTAGATACTCCAGGACATGAAGCATTTACAGCAATGAGAGCAAGAGGTGCACAAGTAACAGATATTGCTATTTTAGTTGTTGCTGCTGACGATGGCGTTATGCCACAAACAATAGAAGCAATAAACCATGCTAAAGCTGCAAATGTATCAATAATTGTTGCTGTCAATAAAATTGATAAACCAGAGGCAAATCCAGACAGGGTAAAGCAACAATTAAGTGAATATGGCCTTATTCCTGAAGAATGGGGTGGAGATACAGTATTTGTAAATGTTTCTGCTAAAAAGAAGATGGGTATTGATCATCTCCTTGAAATGATACTTTTGGTTGCTGATATGTTAGAATTAAAAGCAAATCCAGACAGGCTTGCTAAGGGTATAGTTATTGAGGCAAAACTTGATAAAGGTAGAGGCCCTGTTGCTACAATATTAGTTCAAAAAGGTACATTAAGAGTAGGCAATTATGTAATAGCAGGGAAAACATGGGGTAAAATCAGAGCAATGATTGATGATAAAGGCAATAGAATAAAAGAAGCTGGTCCATCATTTGCAGTTGAGATATTAGGGCTTGAAGAAGTACCAGAGGCTGGAGATGAATTATTCTGCGTTAAAGACGAAAAAACTGCAAAGATAATTGAACAGATGAGAAAGGATAAAGTTAAAGAGGAAAAAATTATTTCTTCTTCAAAGGTTTCTTTGGATGAACTATTTGAGAGAATTCAAAAAGGCCAGTTAAAGGAGCTTAAGATTATAATAAAAGCAGATGTTCAAGGTTCTGTTGAAGCATTGAAAAGTTCTATTGAGAAATTAAGTAATGAGGAAGTTAACGTTAAAGTAATACATGCTGGTGTTGGTGCTGTTACAGAATCTGACGTAATATTGGCATCTGCATCAAATGCAATTATTATTGGATTTAATGTTCGACCAGAAGTTGGTGCAACTCAACTTGCTGAAAGGGAAAAGGTAGATATAAGGCTATACAGAATTATTTATGAGGCACTTAATGATATTGAAGCTGCTATGAAAGGATTACTTGAACCTATATATAAAGAGGTGGTTTTAGGTAGAGCTGAAGTAAGACAAACATTTAAAGCTTCAAATATTGGAACAATTGCTGGATGCTATGTTTTAGATGGAAAATTAGTAAGAACAGCAAATGCAAGAATTATTCGTGAAGGCATTGTTGTTTTTGAAGGTAAATTGGGTTCTTTAAAAAGGTTCAAAGAAGATGTTCGTGAAGTTGCTGCAGGATATGAATGTGGTTTAACAATTGAAAAGTTTAATGATATTAAAGAAGGGGATATAATCGAAGTTTTTGAAATGCAAAAAGTGGAGAGATAAGAGGGTGATATGATGCATTTTGATAGAGTTGATAGAGTTTCAGAAGAAGTCAAAAAAGCTATAAGCGAAATAATACAATATGAACTTAAAGACCCAAGACTTAATGTTGGTTTAATAAGCATTGTTAAAGTTAACCTTAGTAAAGATTTAAGATACGCCAAAATTTATGTAAGTATTTTTGATAATAACCCAGAAAATATCCAAAGTTCTTTACTTGCTCTTAGAAATTCGGTTCCCTATATAAGGAGAGAAATTGCAAAAAGAATTAAGCTAAGGTATACTTCTGAGATAACTTTTGAATTAGATGATTCAATTGAATATGGTGCAAGAATATCAGAAATACTAAATAAGCTAAACATACCAAAAGATAACAATAGTGAAAATAGAGGTGAAGATTCTCTTGATAGAGAATAAGATTATAAAAATGATTTTAGATTCAAGCCAAATAGTTATAACTTCTCATGAAAATCCTGATGGAGATTGCATTGGTTCTATGCTTGCCCTTTATATTGCTTTAAAGAAAAAGGGCAAGCATGTAAGAATGATATTAAAAGATAATGTGCCAGCTAATCTTTCTTTTTTGCCATATACTGAAGAAATTGAAATTGTACGTGAAGTAAAAGAAACTTTTGAACTATTAGTTCTAATAGATACTGGAGAATTAGAAAGAACTGGTATATTTGATATTGATAAAGCTTATAAAAAACTTATAAATATTGACCATCATGCAACAAGTACTGGGTTGGGAGATTTATATTATATAAACCCTTCTGCTGCAGCTTCTGGAGAAATAATTTATCAATTAGTTAAGTTAATGGGAATTGATACTGATAAAGATATTGGAACTTGTCTTTATACTGCCTTATTTACTGATACTGGTGGTTTTAGATTTTCAAATACTACATCAATTACACACCAAATTGCTGGTGACTTGATAAATATGGGTATAGATTTTGTAACTATAGCTAATAAAGTATATGATGAGATGAGCTTAAATAAATTTAAATTGTTAAGAGATGTATTAGGTACAATTGAACTTTTTGATAATAATAAAATTGCATTTTTAACTGTTTCTAGTGAGATGTTTAGTAAAAATG carries:
- the nusA gene encoding transcription termination factor NusA is translated as MFRKDQTKELFHAINELEKEYNIDREYIFSVLESAMITAYKQVRNIKDKTVPNIKVVINPEESEIKIIEYKKVSENPKDSRFEISLEEAQNIDKRYQIGDMVGFEISPNEFSRKTASSVRQAVVGKIREAKRTKTYREYFEKKDTIVTGLIQKIEKKNVVVELDDGKIDAILPVDEQIPDEQYIPGTMMKFYLVEVKISQKEVVVYVSRTHPNFVKKLIESVVPEIQEGIIEIKAIAREAGSRTKVAVYSNSSRIDPIGACIGEKGLRIQKVLSQLNGEKIDIVKYHDDPAEFIKNALSPAEVVHIDVNYEEKKAFVLVPNEQLSLAIGKGGQNARLSAKLTGWKIDIKGK
- the rnpM gene encoding RNase P modulator RnpM — its product is MIKHVPMRKCVICGKNLPKSALLRIVKTSNNDVLFDKIGKLSGRGLYICEDINCVDKAFRSKRIEKLLNVTLKPELCSQIREYINQKNMGVTE
- the infB gene encoding translation initiation factor IF-2, which gives rise to MTTKIRIYELAKSLEISNKELMELLTNMNIEFKNHMSALEDRDVNLVFEYLIQEKEKENMQRRQTERTDDRREKPRIENRENKARDDFKRFDNQQNRNIDKDNKERKNQQNRRDNLDAKNRATKNNELRTEKEGYNKENRTFDNRRQEQFSRNQNLQTQKKQQQKDKSENIKEEKKIKPKKQFVIEDSRINEDIIVNKEELEKIDQEVEKELLEEEYLQEKHVRKGKKEKIKKESKEQKDLIKLQNQKNQEKKVEKVLIPESITVSELASRIQRPNSEVLKKLIMLGIMANINQEIDFDTASLIAEDFGIKVEKEIIKTEEEILIEDFEDPPESLQPRPPVVVVMGHVDHGKTSLLDAIRKTNVTEREAGGITQHIGASIVEINGRKITFLDTPGHEAFTAMRARGAQVTDIAILVVAADDGVMPQTIEAINHAKAANVSIIVAVNKIDKPEANPDRVKQQLSEYGLIPEEWGGDTVFVNVSAKKKMGIDHLLEMILLVADMLELKANPDRLAKGIVIEAKLDKGRGPVATILVQKGTLRVGNYVIAGKTWGKIRAMIDDKGNRIKEAGPSFAVEILGLEEVPEAGDELFCVKDEKTAKIIEQMRKDKVKEEKIISSSKVSLDELFERIQKGQLKELKIIIKADVQGSVEALKSSIEKLSNEEVNVKVIHAGVGAVTESDVILASASNAIIIGFNVRPEVGATQLAEREKVDIRLYRIIYEALNDIEAAMKGLLEPIYKEVVLGRAEVRQTFKASNIGTIAGCYVLDGKLVRTANARIIREGIVVFEGKLGSLKRFKEDVREVAAGYECGLTIEKFNDIKEGDIIEVFEMQKVER
- the rbfA gene encoding 30S ribosome-binding factor RbfA — translated: MHFDRVDRVSEEVKKAISEIIQYELKDPRLNVGLISIVKVNLSKDLRYAKIYVSIFDNNPENIQSSLLALRNSVPYIRREIAKRIKLRYTSEITFELDDSIEYGARISEILNKLNIPKDNNSENRGEDSLDRE
- a CDS encoding bifunctional oligoribonuclease/PAP phosphatase NrnA; amino-acid sequence: MIENKIIKMILDSSQIVITSHENPDGDCIGSMLALYIALKKKGKHVRMILKDNVPANLSFLPYTEEIEIVREVKETFELLVLIDTGELERTGIFDIDKAYKKLINIDHHATSTGLGDLYYINPSAAASGEIIYQLVKLMGIDTDKDIGTCLYTALFTDTGGFRFSNTTSITHQIAGDLINMGIDFVTIANKVYDEMSLNKFKLLRDVLGTIELFDNNKIAFLTVSSEMFSKNGAKREDTENMINFAKNINTVEIAAIFIEESDKIKVSLRSKNILDVSKIAKYFGGGGHEKAAGYSTNKKIEDAKKDLLEKIQSDERWMEYY